A stretch of DNA from Arachis hypogaea cultivar Tifrunner chromosome 19, arahy.Tifrunner.gnm2.J5K5, whole genome shotgun sequence:
ttcttatttgaatcatgagttgttatacataaatactcatgatttccctcattcatcgtctcaacatgatatccatttcggcgaatatctttgaaactcaacaagtttctcagagacttggtagataatagtgcattatttattataaattttgttcctccaggaaacaaaattatagctcttccggagccttctatcacattgcctgagccaataataatgttaacatattcctcttttggcacaagatgggtaaaatatatatcacttttgagaatagtgtgtgaacttgcactatccgcaaggcatacatcttcattacatatccttgccattcttcaaaaaacaaataataataaaatgagtagtatgcatagttaaattgaatacttgatcagaattatttttctaagaaacactgtacataaaataatgtcatatactgaaattttattttaaaatttgacacaattaataatttcaaaattcataaatattaatatttcattatttatgtacatcacatttgaaacttaaatacatagaaaataaaactttaacaataaattttttacattatttatttacatagatacttcacaatttcacatattaaactattccatcattgatcaaatggccaatatttccttcagggtcctcaaagaaatcagatacatcataatgagtggtggagttctcagcatcatttgaaacaaaatttgtttcctttcctttgtcgttctttttcaaagatgcctggtaaagatcgactaggtgccttggggtacgacaggtacgtgaccaatggccctttccaccacagcggaaacacttctcctcggttgatttattctgcccgatattcttttctttgtcccacttctggtgagatcctctcttttgaacataattctttttccttccataatttttcttgttattaaaagcttgccatttacctcttctggggtaatgatttgccgcatttacttcaggaaatggggcggcgccagctgggcgcgcttcatgatttttcaataacaactcattgttgcgttcggcaacaagaaggcaagaaattaactcagaatatttcttaaaccctttctctcgatactgctgctgcaggagcacattcgaggcatggaaggttgagaaagttttctccaacatatcatgatcagttattttttccccacacaatttcattcgtgaggtgatccgaaacattgcagaattatattcatttatagatttaaaatcttgtaaacgcaaatgcgtccattcataccgggcttgaggaagtatcaccgttttctgatgattgtacctttcttcaaggtctttccaaagatctgcaggatcttttaatgtaagatattcatttttcaatccttcgtcaagatgacgacggagaaaaatcatggctttagctttatccttctgggatgcattattttcagccttaatggtatctccaagatccattgaatcaagatggatttcagcatctaatatccatgataaataattgtttccagatatatcaagagcattgaattcaagatgagagagcttcgacataatgaaaatttgttacctgagtcttcctaaaaatttgatcagagtctcgtgctgataacgtgttgtgaaataaaagatatataatagagatgtacaaatagaagactctagtattaaaataattagcccaataataatttatatatatataataatattatatgttgtaatgtgtatatatatacaaagatagaaagaagtattaaaaataaagagagagagaatcgcatCTGTTTATTGTtgcaatctcaatataataaagatggttaatattgctattaatattatatgtaaagagtaatagaaaatagaatttaaaatacttataaaataaaagaagagaaagaattgtagtagaaatataagaagaagagtaTTTAATTGCAGCATAAAATAAGATTGATTTGTATGAAAAGGAAGGGAGAATAGTATTTTGTTATTGCTTGTAGTGTACATATCATGCACTGAGGATGTCTATTTATACATGCAAGGAGGCTATAATTTTCAACTATCATTAAATATAAGGACATTGATAATGTAGCCATTCAGCATGGAAAATATGATCTGCTCATGGTCATCCATTTTTATCCTTATCGCAAcaattttgaatatttattatattagattttttttaattttgataagtacaaACCAACTTTAAAAAGCTCTCTCTTAGTGCTTTCAAAAGCACTCCTAACTTTTAAAAGTCGCAAGTATAAGCAGTTaggctttttaatttaccaaaatgAGGTAATTTTGTGCTTTTGAATAAATAGAAATGAACTTAAGTTGTTAACAGTTAACACCTGCATAGAGAAGCTCAACACCAACTTGAATACTTTGGAACTCGAGTCGCCAGTtacaaatcaaaatacatcacTTCTTCTCAGATAAATAAACTTAACTATATTTTAAACCATAAATTAGCACcacaataagataaaaaaatagataaaaaaaagggaaagaaaattcACCATCTTTTGCATACAAAGCAAGTTGTGTTTAGATTGACAACTGAATAAAAGTGGGtgaaaaaagaagcaagaaaaatAGGCGCAAAGTATGATAAATGCACTTCAATCATGTCGGAAGAGAGAGAGCCTTGAATTATTTACAAGTGCTACACACACCTCATGATCATTGAAAACACttttatgttctttttctttAGCCTCTTCTCTGTTCAGAAAATAATTCACACATTCATGGGGTCATTTGTTGCTCCACCAAAAGCAGCAACACTGAAGCAGCAAACAAGTACAAAAACAAGCATTAGTATGGTGAATATTTTTAAACCTATCCATCTATGTATCATAATATTCCATCTAGACTTGACTTCTTTAAAGTGTACACGTTGGTAATAAAGGGTAGCATACACATTGGAATTTGTTAGTCAAGGTTGTTCAACACTATCTCATTTAACCAACGATGCAATAAAGACACGGGACATGACATGGCACGCAGACACacgattttaaaatcttataagacacggATACacgatatatataaaaatataaaatattttttagataaattacaatgatattttgatatttaattgatattaaaatataaaatatttttttaattgcttttaatatcttcttttaattaaataaaggggtaaagtatactttttgtccctaaagtttgacaaaagttttaaaaatatccttaagttttattttgtttcaattttgtcccaaaagttttcgatttgcatcaaatatacccttggcggctaattttttaaaaattttaagaccaattcaataataatttcataagaacaaccctcaacacaagcaaatcaagcataattttcatgcattattgttagattggtcttaaattttttgaaaatttagccgtcagggtatatttgatgaaaatcgaaaacttttgggacaaaattgaaacaaaataaaacttaaggatatttttgaaacttttgccaaacttcagggacaaaaagtatactttacccttaaataaagtatttaaatttttttttgttttaataaataatatatattatttctaaactcatttcaagaatacatgttaagaataaaattggaCACACTGGTATTTAGGTGTATTCAAGTGTGTCcggagaataattttttattttttattaaaacacagtTAGATACAGTAGACGAACGTCGATACGTGTGTCCGAAATGTGTCTGACACGCGGACACGACAACTCAGCAAAGTGTGTGTGTTTCATAACATTTAACCAATTTGTGCACTCTAGAAGAGGTTAATCCGTTGCATACCTGTGCTTTGTCATTGCTAGGTTGGTTCTTGATAAAGTGTGGTCTTTGATTAGGTGTGCCTGGCGTAACTCCAGCTCCACCCTGTCTCTCCTCCCTCACTTGGTTGAAAATGTGAGTGTAGCCATCAGCCGATGCAGGGTTACTAACATCCCACTCGCCGAACTTCGGAACAGCTGCTCCTTTGTCAGGCTGCCGCATCATAATGCTAGAAGTCAGAAAATTTTGTGAAGCAAAACATTGCATAAAAGCTCTGATCAATCATTGATGATTTGATGTAATCTCAAAAATAGTGTGTGTAAATATGCCATGTGGAACACCATGACGACTCATACCCCATTCAATGGTATGAGTTAGCACGATGTCCCATTTTTTATGTGTAAAGATAACACAAATTGTGTAATATAtatgaaagcttttaagtttCATGCCATGCATGGTGACCAAGAGAGAACAGGACTAAAAAAACCAACAGTCTCATCGCCCCGATTAGCTGGTCTTAACCGGGATCTTCCTGGTGTTCCATGGCTGCTATCATAGGAATTCTTTCCTTCCCATGATGGACTATCCTTTCCAGGGGCTCTAGCCTGACGATGAAGGGGAGAACGTTCGATGCTGTACTCAGAACCAGTACTTTGTCTAGAAGGTCTTCTTCGGTTATCGGCAGAACCTACTCCCTGGCTTGCTTGACGAGCAGGAGAGTCAACAAAAGGCTTAGCATCACTGTCTTCCTTGCTCTTCTGTAACTCATGTGTGGATGTCTTAGATCCCTTTCCAGATGGATGCTCTGAATCAGTTCCGGGTATGGCCGGAGGTAGCTGATCAGATGATGAATTATAAAATGATAAATCCGAATTCTCCTCAGGGTCATTCGGATTTATCATCTTCGTGCCAGTTCGATCTTTCCGAGCCTTGTCAAAATAAGCTGTATATGGAACATTTTCTCCACTTTCCCAATTGCCAAATTTTGGTACATGCGATCGTTGCTATCAAATTCAGACATAAAAAAGAAGTATGTCAAGTACAGTTTCATTGAATAAACCAAGGATATGACTTTTGGGTTTGGTATCTAGATGAATTAGAGTTATCAAATGTGGAAAATAATAGCAGAGGGTCACTGTGGATTGTCTTTtgagaaaagtaattattttttatttttttgaaaaaaatatttaatagacaAAAGCTATTTTACGTTTGTATAGACTTTTTCAAAAAAGCTTTTTAAGTATAAAAACGtcttttgtttctgtttttttttaataaaaatttttttttaaaaagatatatccAGACAggtttaatttgaataaaaatactttatttatgaaaaaaagagTATTTCTTTCACTCAAAAAAGCCAATTCTAACCAACACTTAATTCTCTTTCCattttcctggcaacaaagatgatattttgatatttcagGAGTCAAATCAAATTGAAACTAGACTTAATAATTCAACATGAGGGTAGTTTATAGAGAACACAAAGATCATACAGATTGGAAGAATTTACACTGTATTTGTCCCCATTTGACTAACTCGTGACAATCTTATATTCTTAGTCTCTTAGTAACAATTAAAAGTAAATAGATCCAGTATTAGACTGTGCATATAAATGtggttttcaatttcaatctacAATGATTTCATCCAAAGATGCTCTGATATTAGTTTATGTTAAGAAACAATTGTGAGATCATTGAGAACTTTAACCTCGAAAGTTCCCTAAGTACTGAAAGCTAATACTCTTAATTACAATTGGAGAGCTTTTCCCCAATAATTACAAGGATCACAAGTCATGCTAAACTGTTGTAAAGTGTAGATCGTGTTTGTAGGGCAGATCATTTGAATATCAGTTCTTATTAATTGTTTGGCTACGATTCTACGACTTTTCTTGGTTTCTCTCTACCTTTGACTATTGGGATACTTTAATTGATCCACTTTTCTTACCAGTTCTTCTATAAGCATTCTCAATTTCCTTGCATGACCGAAATACCAAAGGCAATAATCTAGCATCTTGTCAACAAGAGGTCCTACACCAACTTTCTTTCTGATGGATTCATTCCTAATCCTATCATAGCAAGCATATCCACTTACCAAGGTGACATTCTTATCGCTACAATATAATCCAATTATATTATCTAACATCTTACATTTTTACATGGTTGTCTACTTAAATAACATTGTAGCATGCATGAAAGAGTTGTTATCAACTGCAATTTTTATGAATGGTTGGCCCAATATTCTAAACATTTCTTTCCAATTCATCCTCAGAGATACCTTGATCaaacttcaacaagaataatAATTCTAAGCCTAACACAGCTTTGAGGTGAGAAACATGCAGGGAGCAACAATGAGATGATCAAAGATTGAACAATTAAAGCAATCCTTTTATCTAACATTCTCAAATACAACTCCCTTCTGCACACTGCTTAGGGAATCAGAAACCTCACTGCACTTGTGTGTGCAACATTGATAACTCTTTGTATTGTATCATCAAACATTTTGAGTCTTTCAATTTGATCATCTTTATTCTCACTCATGTGCTCTTATGACTCCATGAAATGGCTGCATCAGTATGATGCTTTTTAACAACAATAAATATATCCTCAAAAGTTTTAAATTCTTAATTTCTTATAAGCTAAATAACGATGGCTGTAGCTGTTTACCACATAGTCCCTCATATCAGAACAAATAAGATGAATGTTTATGCACTTTACCACATGCAACCTTACAAATCAACAACCCGATTTTACTTGCACAAAATGATTATTTCaaacctaaaataaataattctctctctttctattaAACCTAAGCCGGGAAGTTGAGTGCTTCTTTTTCACTCATgatattttaattctcttaacAAGTCTAATGATTAGTATTTCTGGTGAACATTTCAGCCGATCAAAGTTATTCTTAAAGCATAAGAACAAACACCACCGAGTCCGAGTGTGTTGCTCAGCTAGCGGGAGGTTTTGCTAGCTTAACCAGAAGCTTTTGGTTCAAGTCCAATGGGTATGCGACCGGCTACGCTCTAACTCGGAAGGGAAAGCTTTGCTTCCTAAGTGGTCCTATCAGGCTAGAGCAGAACTCCCTCCAAACTAAGGATAACTTGTTTCGACCAAACTCATGGATACAACCCTACTAGCTGCTTGTTCTCTCTTATCTTTGACAGATCCAAATATCCAATTTAGTAATTCACTACACATAAAAGTATAACATTTCCTTgattaattaggtacatgatccaTATCTTTGAACATTTTGAATTTTAAGAAATATATCCACCCACACAAGGCTACAAGCTAAATTCTCAAAGCAGCATGATTCATGGAACTAGCTACAAAGAAAAACCAAGAAAACTCTGCATGATAAGAATCTTATTGAATTGCTTGAAATTTCTAAGAAGCAGAACGAAAAACTGAAGCTGCTAATAGTTGATTTGGCTGCAGATGAAACGAATTGACCAAGAAAATCTTGTCTGGTCAACCATATCAAAGTCTAGAAGATGAACAGTCACAGAAAAACAAaccaggagaagaagaagaagaacctcacCTTCCATAGCAATAACATAATGCAAGACATTGAATTTCCCTCTATTCAGTGACCAATTTGTACAATTTTCTCAGCAATCATAAACACATATAACATGACAAAACcatgacaaaaattaaaaataaaaatgaaaatatatttacaaaaatagaaggaggaAAAAAACTTACTGCCATTTCTAACCAAGCTTGGAAAAGAATCCGCAGAAAGTGCAGAGCAGAAGAGACACGTGGCGGCTGCCGGCGAAGGATCAGAGTCTGTGACGCtgtgagaaaaaagagagaggaagaggattaTGAAGCGTTCTTTGATCGGAGCCACCGGAAATGCTCTGAAAATTAATATATGTTTTCTGCTTCCAACTTCTCTGTCTACTAAGTCATACATGATATGGCATTAattaagtattttatttaaattaaaattgacaaGGATTGAAGAAATAAGAAATTATTTCATGGAAGCCACCATTCATGTTTCTGTCCCTTCCAAGTCATATAATTGTTATTTGTTACTTGTTAGTACTTAATGTACACTCTCTTAAaacttttagatattatttttggAGTTTCATTTTGACGCAGCTAAAGTTTTTTATATAGTTGTGTAATTACGTTGTATAATTAAATGTacgatgtaaaattattttatatttaatcaaaattaattttttttaaatgtattaaaaataatttaatgttacttttatttttaatgcaagtAAAAATACTGTTGGAAAATATATATCGtgttaaatcttaaaattttcagcaatttaataaagaaaaatctgctcatatatatatatgagaaaattaTTGTAAAGGATCATTAATAAAActtaattaataagaaaaattattaatattaaaattattaaaaaggattaatttatatattattaaaaataaaaataaaaattaaaaattaaaaaaataatattattccataatttatctttttttttctcttgttttctttttttcatttttttcactcACAGAAAAATCAAGTTTCCTAAACTCACTCCACTTCTATACCTTAGAATTGATCtagtcaagaaaaaaaaaatactaatattgattaattattccTAATTGTTGACTACTCTACAAAACAAAATAGTAAGAAGTTATAGATTCTTCAAAAACAAGCAAGTCCTAGGGTAATAGAGGAAAGAGACCAATTAGATCAGCACCTATTATTACATTTGATTCAAAGACTAAATCTTAAATAATTGAAGAAAGAGATTTTTCgagaaaaatattatataataatagtaaaatattAGTATACTCCTAATTCTTACGTTTTGTGATTGGTAGCAACAAATATCTTTATGAGTTATAgatgaaaaataaggatttgagtatgataaataattaaaaaaaaaatgtttacaaaaaaaataaataaaaaataatctaaagatatatttatctcttcacaaaaaaattttgataattttctttaaatattataaaattaatccttctaaataattttaatattaaaaatctttttcaataattaaatctttttaacatcctttataataattttttctatatacctttataatatatatatatatatatatatatatatatatatatatatatatatatatatatatatatatatatatatataaaagaacacaATGATGATGCGGAGTGGTGATCATAATATGcgaaatattttccttttctaaatattattattcttttatctattttttaaatgtATTCACAACAATAATTTCATGTATATTAATATTGTCATAtgtaatatctttatttttataataatataaataaaaaatttttatactgaTATAATATTCATacattgaatttaaaaattatttgtttaggtattattattaaaaaattttaaatttttatttataaattataagttatttgtttaggtggttattttttaaattttaagttatttatttacgttgttttacttaggttgttatttttcaaattttaaattatttgcttaggtggttagcttttaaatttttaaaaatattttttaaaatgattagatatttagtttttaatatacaaataaaaagattttttgctGAAGTAGCGTTTATATATTAAGTTTGAAAATTATTTGCTtagagttattttttaaattttaagttatttatttaagttattttactTAAatcgttattttttaaattttaagttatttacgttagtttttaaaattttaaatacactTTCTTAAGTTGTTAGTTTTAGATATTTACATAATTTATAAgactattaatttttaaattgtaattaatttttttatttttaacgacAAATAATATGATAGATATAATTTAtaacaaaactcaaaaattatttttaatttctatttttttattagattaaaagagttttatattttaaaataatattcaatCTCAATTTTTTTCATGCCATTATTTTGAAAGAAGCGTAAAATAAagctattaattaattaattaaattttaaataagatcAGGAGTGATATATAGCATATACAAGGAGTTAGAATTCAAGATATAATTGTTAGGGAGTGAATTTCGTGCTTTTATAGCAGGTAAATGTGTCATTTTAGCTATCTGCGTCTTTCACTGGTGACATAAGATACATGTttaataattgtcaagatattcTGACAATTTTATAAGAAATATATGGATATCCAGACTTCTTTATCACAATGACATGTAACCCGAATTGGCAAGAAATTGGTAGAATTAATAtttcaagaaatttaaagattgaagaCCGACTAAATATATCATATACAGTGTTTAAAATTAAGCTTGACATGATAATCTCCGATCTTAAGTAAGAAATTTCATTCGGAGTGCTAGATACAGGTATTGATCATCATCTAACCttatttagaaaatttttttcttaaattatttatgcagttatatatttattaaagcaCATACGTAAAATAGataatttatttataacatattattttttttttgtctttttgttaTAAAAGATGTACAtagtaaaattctaaaaaaaggTCTCCCACATACTCATATTCTTTTGTGGTTGAATGGAGACCATAAGATAACAACCACAATTAAATTAATCGATTAATATTGTTAGAGTTGTCCAATTCTGTTCGCTACCCAAAATTGTTTAGAACTGTGTTTACATATATGATTCATGGACCTTGTGGCAGAGAGCTTTCTCAAAATCTCCCTGCATAAAAGATGGATATTATACCAAATATTAtcctaaaatatttaataacaccACACTTATCAATAATAGTGGATACCCATCATATAGAAGATAAGACACAAGAGTagttattgagaagaaagaagtCCATATGGATAATAGGAATGTAGTTTCTTACAACGCATATCTGCTGATGTCTTATCAAACGCATGTTAACGTAGAGTGTTAGTTGCAATAAGTCAAATGCTATCAAATATTTATTCAAGTACGTGAATAAATGGCCCGTTTGGTTATTGTCCATGTCTATCAAAGACATAGACACGGTGACACACGTCCAGTGTTTGTTGTATGAGACACAAAAAAGTAAGAGACACGGTTACACACAAGAATACATGGAATACGTGTATTTTGTGTCTCTTCCAAATGGTGAGACACAGATTTTTAAAAGCGGACACAAATTATATCATTTTTTTGGATAATTTCACCcttactaattttataaaatttctaagACTACCCTCTTTCCTACTTCATCTCCTCCCACTTCATCTTCTTTTTCAGTGAATCTAAACTCTTCCATCTTTTCACCTccatctttctctttttcttcatcatggtCTATTTCTCTTCCAGGATAGTtacatatttttctctttctcctctttatTTTTGTCTATTCCCCtaatctctttttttatttttcttcttcttcacctattCTTCTGCCTCTTCTACTTCTTGTTGTATTTACCTTTGTTTATGCCCAAATCCGCCATTGTTATTGCTCCATATCGCATCTATCATCGTTTTTAATGTCGTTAACTTCCAGATCTGCCATTCTTCTTCTCATTTTCTCGATTTGTTTCCGCCTTTGTCTCTCTTGTTCAagagtttcatcatttttatcatttttaaaataGATCTTCAAACTGAAGATGGAAGGAAGATCTTGGTGTTGTTGGAGACAAATGGTTAGGACTGTTTGTTGATGaagtattctttatttttttaaaaacaaattgtaTTTTATTAGAGGCTGGTTAGGACCATTTGTTAAATATTTTGggttattttatttgattaatttcttttattagttcaaGAGTTGTCAATGGTAGTAGAAAAGCGGAGATGGTTGTTTAAACAGTGACAGAGAGAAAATGGTGATAGTGGTGGTGATATTTTGTGGTAAGGACAATGTTGACATTTTATAAAGAGTTAATTTATTGTTGTGTCTTGTGCTTACttatcaaacaaattaaaataatatgtgTATCACTGTGTCTATGTCTTCAATGTCTATATATTTATGTCTATGTTTCAAACTACACATAAACCAAACACAGCCTTTAGATTCAACTAAGGTGGCAGTTGAGGTTTTAAAGGAAGTTTTTAATGAAGAGGATGTTTAGATTATTATGAGatcaaacaattttataattgtGGGTATTTATTTGCACGTGAGGCTATGTGGAGAACTTTGGCTTATGATATTTATCAAAGATGACCTTTAGTGATGAGATTAACCTTTTATTTGCTTGGAAAgcaaaatatcatatttaaagaTGATGACAATCTTGAGAAaat
This window harbors:
- the LOC112775129 gene encoding RPM1-interacting protein 4 isoform X2, with protein sequence MAQRSHVPKFGNWESGENVPYTAYFDKARKDRTGTKMINPNDPEENSDLSFYNSSSDQLPPAIPGTDSEHPSGKGSKTSTHELQKSKEDSDAKPFVDSPARQASQGVGSADNRRRPSRQSTGSEYSIERSPLHRQARAPGKDSPSWEGKNSYDSSHGTPGRSRLRPANRGDETPDKGAAVPKFGEWDVSNPASADGYTHIFNQVREERQGGAGVTPGTPNQRPHFIKNQPSNDKAQCCCFWWSNK
- the LOC112775129 gene encoding RPM1-interacting protein 4 isoform X1, which translates into the protein MSCIMLLLWKQRSHVPKFGNWESGENVPYTAYFDKARKDRTGTKMINPNDPEENSDLSFYNSSSDQLPPAIPGTDSEHPSGKGSKTSTHELQKSKEDSDAKPFVDSPARQASQGVGSADNRRRPSRQSTGSEYSIERSPLHRQARAPGKDSPSWEGKNSYDSSHGTPGRSRLRPANRGDETPDKGAAVPKFGEWDVSNPASADGYTHIFNQVREERQGGAGVTPGTPNQRPHFIKNQPSNDKAQCCCFWWSNK